In a single window of the Ignavibacteria bacterium genome:
- a CDS encoding SBBP repeat-containing protein, with the protein MKYFIKSIFIFTIFVIVSTKQIYAQVTQEWVKRFSLQTDAGDTAYSIAVDGSGYVYVAGIVWRNEDDASFSYLYDYGTIKYEPDGDYYWTGQTAPGHRLYNNSPTDDGIDAAYSIVVDGSGNIYVTGRSYGSTSTSFDYATVKYNSTGEKQWASRYNGPESSDDVAVSVVLDGSGNVYVTGRSIDKNYDIATVKYNSSGTQQWVARYNGSGDDDDAAESMVIDGSANIYVTGYCTGSSTGKDYVIIIYNSSGTQQWVATYNGVGSGEDIAHTIKVDGSGNVYVTGRSKQYASTDFAYATVKYNSSGTQQWAAIYNGNGYDWDEAYSLAVDGSGNVFVTGKSEGPASFTSTYFDYATIKYNSSGSQQWEARYNGPGSDNDEAYALVIDGSSNVYITGRSKGNGTDFDYATIKYNSSGTQQWIARYDNDYNDEAYAITIDNSGNVYVTGGSYETGIEFDWATIKYSQNGDFIPQTPVTH; encoded by the coding sequence ATGAAGTACTTTATAAAAAGTATTTTTATATTTACGATTTTTGTAATTGTTAGCACAAAACAAATTTATGCACAAGTAACGCAAGAATGGGTTAAGAGATTTTCACTTCAAACAGACGCTGGCGACACCGCATATTCAATAGCAGTCGATGGTTCTGGATACGTCTATGTAGCCGGCATTGTTTGGAGAAATGAGGACGATGCTTCATTTAGCTACTTATATGACTACGGAACAATTAAGTATGAACCAGATGGCGATTATTATTGGACAGGGCAAACTGCCCCTGGACATAGATTATATAATAATTCACCCACAGATGATGGTATTGATGCTGCTTATTCAATTGTAGTTGACGGATCAGGAAACATTTATGTAACGGGCAGAAGTTATGGCAGTACTTCAACATCATTTGATTATGCAACTGTTAAATATAATTCAACAGGCGAAAAACAATGGGCTTCACGCTATAACGGGCCGGAAAGCAGTGATGACGTGGCGGTTTCTGTTGTATTAGATGGTTCTGGAAACGTATATGTAACTGGGCGCAGCATTGACAAAAACTATGATATAGCAACAGTAAAATACAATTCTTCCGGCACTCAGCAGTGGGTTGCCAGGTATAACGGAAGTGGTGATGATGACGATGCCGCGGAGTCAATGGTAATAGATGGTTCTGCTAATATATACGTTACAGGTTACTGCACTGGTAGTTCAACAGGTAAAGATTATGTTATAATCATATACAATTCTTCCGGGACTCAACAATGGGTTGCGACTTATAATGGCGTCGGAAGTGGTGAAGATATTGCACACACCATTAAAGTAGATGGCAGTGGTAACGTATATGTTACAGGCAGAAGTAAACAATATGCTTCAACTGATTTTGCTTACGCAACTGTAAAATATAATTCCTCCGGAACCCAACAATGGGCTGCGATATATAACGGGAATGGATACGATTGGGACGAAGCATACTCACTTGCTGTTGATGGCTCAGGGAATGTATTCGTTACTGGAAAGAGTGAAGGACCAGCAAGTTTTACAAGCACATATTTTGATTATGCAACAATTAAATATAATTCCTCTGGGTCTCAGCAGTGGGAAGCAAGATATAATGGTCCCGGTAGCGATAACGACGAAGCATATGCCCTAGTAATTGATGGAAGCAGTAATGTCTATATTACTGGAAGAAGCAAAGGCAACGGAACAGACTTTGATTATGCTACAATTAAATATAACTCTTCAGGTACCCAACAATGGATTGCAAGATATGATAATGATTACAATGATGAGGCGTATGCAATTACTATAGATAATTCAGGAAATGTATATGTTACAGGCGGCAGTTATGAAACTGGAATTGAATTTGACTGGGCTACAATTAAATATTCACAGAATGGTGATTTTATTCCTCAAACTCCGGTAACACATTAA
- a CDS encoding SBBP repeat-containing protein — MKNIIYYIFIMTLNILLQNIQSQVTQSWVQRFNNTINGWDEPRDIAIDKLGDIYVTGYSFINLTERYYYTIKYNSTGVQQWAKSYNVGYGSAFAITLDDSANVYITGDNTNGIITIKYTTTGIEQWAAQYNGPDIDNAREIAVDKEGNVYVTGWSWNDSTYFDYITIKYNKLGHQQWAVLYNSITNSYDQARALTVDNSGNVYITGSSEGSGIITIKYSSAGNQIWLANYFGGIGYDIELDKYNNVYLAGYTGSAGNHNYITIKYDSSGNLQWAKTYDGSGGDDVSQWMSLDSTGSVYVTGYSYGGAATRNDFATIKYNSAGIQQWVARYNGPGSSHDFVRNVALDRAGDVYITGYAYVPAGGTFDFATVKYNGITGNQQWVVLYNGTGDSSDYGWALDVDSMNNVYVTGASFGNGTGRDFATVKYSQTIGIQQISNQIPTEYRLEQNYPNPFNPVTKIRFSIPSAEFVKLFIYDALGREISTVVNERLMPGIYETEWNSVNMGSGVYFYSLKTNGFSQTKKMMVIK; from the coding sequence ATGAAGAATATTATATATTACATTTTCATTATGACTTTAAATATTTTATTACAAAATATTCAAAGTCAAGTAACGCAATCATGGGTTCAAAGGTTTAACAATACTATAAACGGCTGGGACGAACCGAGAGACATTGCCATTGATAAGTTAGGAGACATTTATGTAACTGGCTATAGTTTTATTAATTTAACCGAACGGTATTATTATACTATAAAATATAATTCTACTGGTGTTCAACAGTGGGCAAAAAGCTATAATGTAGGATATGGCTCAGCTTTTGCAATCACTCTGGATGATTCCGCAAATGTTTATATAACAGGTGATAATACAAATGGCATAATTACAATTAAATATACAACAACAGGCATCGAACAATGGGCAGCTCAGTATAACGGTCCGGATATCGACAACGCAAGAGAAATAGCAGTTGATAAAGAAGGCAATGTTTATGTCACTGGTTGGAGTTGGAACGACAGCACTTATTTTGATTATATAACAATAAAGTATAACAAATTAGGTCATCAACAGTGGGCTGTACTGTATAATAGTATTACGAATTCTTATGACCAGGCACGCGCTTTAACAGTTGATAACTCAGGAAACGTGTATATTACAGGTTCAAGCGAAGGTAGCGGCATTATAACAATAAAATATAGTTCAGCGGGTAATCAAATATGGTTGGCTAATTATTTTGGCGGTATTGGTTATGATATTGAATTAGACAAATATAATAATGTTTATTTAGCAGGATACACCGGCAGTGCCGGTAATCACAATTACATCACTATAAAATATGATTCTTCGGGTAACTTGCAATGGGCAAAAACTTATGATGGTTCAGGCGGAGATGACGTTTCTCAATGGATGTCATTAGATTCAACCGGCAGCGTTTATGTAACAGGTTACAGTTATGGGGGGGCTGCAACACGAAATGATTTTGCAACCATAAAATATAACTCAGCCGGGATTCAACAATGGGTTGCAAGATATAACGGACCGGGAAGCAGTCATGATTTTGTACGAAATGTTGCATTAGATAGGGCAGGCGATGTTTACATTACAGGCTACGCTTATGTTCCTGCTGGCGGGACATTTGATTTTGCAACTGTAAAATATAACGGTATAACAGGTAATCAGCAATGGGTAGTGTTATATAACGGCACAGGAGATAGCAGCGATTACGGCTGGGCTCTTGATGTTGATAGTATGAATAATGTGTATGTTACCGGAGCGAGCTTTGGCAATGGTACAGGCAGAGATTTTGCGACAGTTAAATATTCACAAACAATAGGTATCCAGCAAATTTCAAATCAAATTCCGACAGAATACAGATTAGAGCAAAATTATCCGAATCCGTTCAATCCGGTAACGAAGATCAGGTTTTCAATTCCATCGGCAGAATTTGTTAAGCTCTTTATATATGACGCGCTTGGCAGGGAAATATCAACTGTGGTAAATGAAAGACTGATGCCTGGCATCTATGAAACCGAGTGGAATTCTGTTAATATGGGAAGCGGTGTTTACTTCTATAGTCTAAAAACTAATGGTTTTTCACAAACAAAAAAGATGATGGTAATTAAATAA
- a CDS encoding PD40 domain-containing protein, translating to MHKYLSAAIIFFLLIPLNIFSQKIQVDEGESPEYYANIVKLYAPSEDAFIALQYLAAPSLYKHDWVKAVKVYEDHKSKFLGLADRIDKIISIINDTAKNIKLYNMGGNINSLGREYSPVISPDGKRIYFTGRDREDNIGGEDIFISQEVNNRWIIAKPLIGSINTESNEYINSISADGNTLVLFGNYLNALGRGDNFYSVKTKSGYSEVQQYPEPINSKWWDADAYLTADGKAILFSSERPGGVGDYKPKGDYYHGMYWGNTDLYVVLKEPDGSWSKTAINLGDFINTPYTERTPFLHPDGKTLYFSSDGHPGLGKSDVFKSVRLNDSSWTHWSEPVNLGKEINTPNEDWGFKISTDGKRAYFSTVNDMGFGEEDIYYVELPEEVQPVSDVVTINGKVLDENGNPVEATIKWEDVELKKEVGVAKTDPVTGEYFIALPTGRYYAYYADVKGFYSIVNYLDLTAAKAFEQINTNMSVISVEELKNSGKAIKIENIFFDSGKFELKDESHEALNLLYRFMHANPEVMVEINAHTDDIGSDHFNKELSDKRAASVVSYLVSIGINPANIISQGFGESQPVAPNDTEEGRALNRRVEFRLRK from the coding sequence ATGCATAAATATTTATCAGCAGCAATAATATTTTTCCTGTTAATCCCTTTAAATATTTTTTCACAGAAGATCCAGGTTGATGAAGGCGAATCACCGGAATATTACGCAAATATCGTAAAGCTTTACGCGCCAAGTGAAGACGCATTCATTGCTCTTCAATACCTTGCCGCTCCTTCATTATATAAACATGACTGGGTTAAGGCTGTAAAAGTTTACGAAGACCATAAATCAAAGTTCCTTGGTCTGGCAGACCGTATTGATAAAATAATTTCGATCATCAACGATACCGCGAAAAATATTAAGCTTTATAATATGGGCGGCAATATAAATTCTCTTGGCCGTGAATACAGTCCCGTGATTTCACCTGACGGAAAAAGGATCTACTTCACAGGGCGTGACAGGGAAGATAATATTGGCGGAGAAGATATTTTCATTTCACAGGAAGTTAATAACCGCTGGATAATTGCTAAACCTCTTATTGGCAGTATCAACACAGAAAGCAATGAATATATAAACAGCATTTCCGCCGATGGAAATACCCTGGTACTTTTCGGCAATTACCTGAACGCGCTTGGCAGGGGTGATAACTTTTACTCCGTCAAAACAAAATCAGGCTACTCAGAAGTTCAGCAATACCCCGAACCGATAAATTCCAAATGGTGGGATGCCGATGCGTACCTTACTGCTGACGGTAAGGCGATATTGTTCAGCAGTGAAAGGCCCGGAGGAGTGGGTGACTATAAACCCAAGGGCGACTATTACCACGGTATGTACTGGGGGAATACTGACCTGTATGTAGTTTTAAAAGAGCCTGACGGTTCGTGGAGCAAAACCGCTATAAATCTTGGTGATTTTATAAATACACCATATACTGAACGAACACCATTTCTTCATCCCGATGGCAAAACCCTCTACTTTTCAAGTGACGGGCATCCCGGGCTTGGCAAAAGCGATGTGTTTAAATCGGTACGGTTAAACGATTCATCGTGGACACACTGGAGCGAACCTGTAAATCTTGGGAAAGAAATAAACACTCCCAATGAGGACTGGGGATTTAAAATTTCCACTGACGGCAAACGCGCGTATTTTTCCACAGTTAACGATATGGGTTTTGGCGAAGAGGATATTTATTACGTCGAGCTTCCCGAAGAAGTGCAGCCGGTAAGCGATGTGGTTACAATTAACGGTAAAGTGCTTGATGAAAACGGGAATCCCGTGGAAGCCACAATTAAATGGGAAGATGTAGAGCTAAAAAAAGAAGTTGGCGTTGCAAAAACCGATCCGGTTACCGGCGAATATTTTATCGCCCTGCCGACAGGCAGGTATTACGCGTATTACGCCGATGTTAAAGGGTTCTATTCAATTGTAAACTACCTTGATCTTACAGCAGCCAAAGCTTTTGAGCAGATAAATACCAATATGAGCGTAATATCAGTTGAAGAGCTTAAAAATTCAGGTAAAGCTATTAAGATAGAAAATATATTTTTTGATTCCGGTAAGTTTGAACTAAAGGATGAATCACATGAAGCATTGAACCTGCTGTACAGGTTCATGCATGCAAACCCCGAAGTAATGGTTGAAATCAACGCACATACTGATGATATTGGCAGCGACCATTTTAACAAAGAGCTTTCTGATAAACGCGCAGCTTCAGTTGTAAGTTACCTGGTAAGTATTGGTATTAATCCCGCAAATATCATATCACAGGGATTTGGTGAATCACAGCCCGTTGCGCCAAATGATACAGAAGAGGGCAGAGCCCTCAACCGCAGGGTTGAATTCCGCCTGCGGAAATAA
- a CDS encoding T9SS type A sorting domain-containing protein → MKFIKYTYSVIILLISINSYAQNPVYNQCRNGLFILIPNNGTMRDSILISLPALSFIADINITIDTLIHTWVSDLSIYLRKDTAGVKLFNRTGGSGDNFIGTIFNDSAAISIGNANAPFTGQFKPHNPLSVFNGSFNASGYWSLYISDTATGDTGFLKAWCLSISYYIYMGGINTVEIPNTYRLYQNYPNPFNPVTKIKYGLPENGYVKLTVYNDLGEEIIVLQDGYKTANTYEAEFNASDLPSGVYYYKMEAKGFIDSKKMVIVK, encoded by the coding sequence ATGAAATTTATTAAATACACATATTCTGTTATTATACTTTTAATATCTATAAATTCTTACGCCCAGAATCCAGTATATAATCAATGCAGAAACGGTCTTTTTATACTTATTCCGAATAACGGAACAATGCGTGACAGTATACTGATTTCTTTGCCTGCACTTTCATTTATTGCAGATATAAACATAACTATTGATACACTGATTCATACCTGGGTAAGTGATCTTTCTATTTACCTGAGAAAAGATACTGCCGGAGTTAAATTATTTAACAGAACAGGCGGTTCAGGAGATAATTTCATAGGAACAATTTTTAATGATTCAGCAGCAATTTCGATAGGTAATGCTAATGCTCCTTTTACCGGACAATTTAAACCACATAACCCTCTTTCTGTTTTTAATGGATCCTTTAATGCGAGCGGTTACTGGTCACTATACATTTCAGATACTGCAACTGGTGATACCGGTTTTTTGAAAGCATGGTGTCTATCTATCAGTTATTATATATATATGGGCGGTATAAATACAGTTGAAATCCCCAACACTTACAGATTATACCAAAACTACCCTAATCCATTCAATCCTGTTACAAAGATTAAATATGGATTGCCGGAAAATGGATATGTTAAATTAACAGTTTATAATGATCTTGGAGAAGAAATAATTGTTCTGCAGGATGGATACAAAACAGCAAATACTTATGAAGCTGAATTCAACGCATCTGATCTGCCAAGCGGTGTGTATTATTATAAAATGGAAGCGAAAGGATTTATAGATTCAAAAAAGATGGTTATTGTAAAATAG
- a CDS encoding RNA methyltransferase, which produces MLTANQIKQFASLKQKKYREEHGKYLIEGFHLIEECLNSPHELEYIILREGVDLQGHTAILEKLATNKTIVEPLPEKSFNKLTDTESSQGIVGVVAHPKTRGGIANGELVIALDRVSDPGNLGTIIRTAYWFGVKNIILSKECADPYNPKVIRSTQGGIFHTNITEDAELAVELKKLESKGYSVYLFTLDAESSLSQITQSAKSDKSVIVFGSEAHGISKEIIESGFEKLKIEGYSKSESLNVAISAGIALYEFKHLSPDI; this is translated from the coding sequence TTGCTAACCGCCAACCAAATAAAACAATTCGCTTCACTGAAGCAGAAAAAATACCGCGAAGAACACGGCAAATATCTCATTGAAGGCTTCCATTTAATTGAAGAATGCCTTAACTCACCTCATGAGCTTGAATATATAATACTGCGTGAAGGGGTTGACCTGCAGGGACATACTGCAATTTTGGAAAAGCTTGCCACTAATAAAACCATTGTTGAACCGCTGCCTGAGAAGTCATTTAACAAACTTACCGATACTGAAAGCTCACAGGGAATTGTTGGAGTTGTTGCCCATCCTAAAACAAGAGGCGGCATTGCAAATGGTGAACTTGTCATTGCACTTGACAGGGTCAGTGACCCGGGAAATCTGGGAACAATTATACGCACAGCTTATTGGTTCGGTGTAAAAAATATTATACTCAGCAAGGAGTGTGCTGACCCTTATAATCCCAAAGTTATACGTTCAACGCAGGGCGGGATATTCCATACCAATATTACTGAAGATGCTGAACTTGCAGTTGAGCTGAAGAAACTTGAATCAAAAGGGTATTCAGTTTACCTGTTTACACTTGATGCAGAAAGTTCATTATCGCAGATCACTCAATCAGCGAAATCTGATAAATCTGTGATCGTGTTTGGCAGCGAAGCTCACGGTATATCAAAAGAAATAATTGAATCAGGATTTGAGAAGTTGAAAATTGAAGGATACTCAAAAAGTGAATCTCTTAATGTAGCAATTTCTGCAGGAATAGCTTTATATGAGTTTAAACATCTTTCTCCGGATATATAG